One region of Malania oleifera isolate guangnan ecotype guangnan chromosome 6, ASM2987363v1, whole genome shotgun sequence genomic DNA includes:
- the LOC131158300 gene encoding pectinesterase 1-like codes for MDSINFFKGYGKIDHLENQSATSAGGRKRLVTTLAASFTAILTLILASLFVALIHESNSESDETPSLALNPADSIKAVCSVTRFPDSCFSTISAAKTAPRADPEVFLAISLKIAIDELAKVASLSKTLASRVNDPPTESALRDCRDLFADSLSRLNDSASAMGVALGEPMLTEKKIKDAETWISAAITSQGTCVDGLEEMKSTVLDEVRAAVRRSTEYASNSLAILANIQTLLRKFDLTLH; via the coding sequence ATGGATTCCATCAATTTCTTCAAAGGTTATGGCAAAATCGACCACCTCGAAAATCAATCTGCCACCAGCGCCGGCGGCCGAAAGCGCCTCGTCACCACGCTCGCCGCCTCCTTCACTGCCATCCTAACCCTCATCCTCGCCTCCCTCTTCGTAGCTCTGATCCACGAGTCCAACTCCGAGTCCGATGAGACCCCCTCTCTCGCCCTCAACCCTGCTGACTCGATCAAGGCCGTGTGCAGCGTCACCCGCTTCCCCGATTCATGCTTCTCCACCATTTCCGCCGCTAAGACCGCTCCAAGAGCTGACCCCGAAGTCTTCTTGGCCATCTCTCTTAAAATCGCCATCGACGAGCTCGCGAAGGTCGCTTCTCTGTCCAAAACGCTGGCTTCGAGGGTCAACGATCCGCCGACCGAATCGGCGTTGAGGGACTGCCGGGATCTGTTCGCGGACTCACTGAGTCGACTCAACGATTCCGCGTCGGCGATGGGGGTTGCCCTCGGGGAGCCGATGCTGACGGAGAAGAAGATCAAAGACGCGGAGACGTGGATCAGCGCAGCGATCACGAGTCAGGGGACGTGCGTGGATGGGTTGGAGGAGATGAAATCGACGGTTCTTGATGAGGTCAGGGCTGCGGTGCGCAGGTCCACGGAGTACGCGAGCAACAGCTTGGCAATCCTCGCAAATATTCAGACCCTACTCCGCAAGTTTGACCTCACCCTTCACTGA